The genomic interval GCGATGGCCATCAGATCGTCATCTATGACAATTCCGACGTGCGCAGCGCGGCCCGCGTCTGGTGGACCTTTCGCCTGATGGGCAAGAAGGACGTGGCCGTTCTGGATGGCGGTTTCGCCAAATGGCAGGCCGAAGGGCGCCCGGTCGAGGATCTGCCCCCCGTCATGCGCGACCGCCATATCACCGTGCAGCGTCAGGCCGGGCTGGTCCGCGACGTGACGCAGGTGGCGGCGGCGTCGAAACTGGGCGATTACAGCATCATCGACGCCCGCGCGCCCGAGCGTTTTCGCGGCGAGGTCGATGAGCCGCGTCCGGGCCTGCGCGCCGGTCACATTCCGGGCGCGCAGAACCTGCCCTTTGGCCGCCTGTATAATGGCGATGGCACGATGAAGGATCCCGATGCCATCCGCGCCGAATTCGAAGCCGCAGGCATCGACCTGTCCCGGCCCGCCATCACCACCTGCGGCAGCGGCGTGACCGCCGCGATCCTGTCGCTGGCGCTTGAGCGGATCGGCCATCAAGACCATTCCCTGTATGACGGAAGCTGGACCGAATGGGGCAGCTTTTCCGATCTGCCAATCGCAACCGGAGACGCCTGAAACATGCTGTCCAATCTGAAGCCGCAAGCCCCCGACAAGATCCTGATGCTGATCGAGGAATTCAAGGGCGATACCCGTCAGGGAAAGATCGACCTGGGGGTCGGGGTCTACAAGGATCCGAATGGCGTGACGCCGGTCATGCGCGCGGTGAAAGAGGCCGAAAAGCGGATCTGGGAAAGCCAGACCAGTAAGGCCTATACGGTTCTGGCCGGCGAGGCGGATTACCGCAACGCGCTGGCGGCGATGGTTCTGGGCGATGTGCCCGCCGACCGGACAGCCTCGGTCGCGACGGTCGGTGGCACGGGCGCGATCCGTCAGGCGCTGGAACTGGCGCGCATGGCGAACCCGGATGTGACGGTCTATGTCTCGGACCCGACCTGGCCGAACCACCTGTCGATCATGAAATTCATGGGTCTGCCCTTTGTCGAATACCGCTATTTCGACAATGAGACGCGGGGCGTGGATTTCGAGGCGATGAAGGCCGATATCGCCAAGGCGGGCAAGGGCGACGTCGTTCTGTTGCATGGCTGCTGTCACAACCCGACCGGCGCCAACCTGACGCTGGACCAGTGGCAAGAGGTGGTCGCGATCCTTGAAAAATCCGGGGCCATCCCGCTGATCGACCTGGCCTATCAGGGCTTTGGCGACGGTCTGGACGCGGATGCGCAAGGAACCCGGCTGGTCGCCTCGCGCCTGCCAGAGGTTTTGATCGCCGCCTCTTGCAGCAAGAATTTCGGGATCTATCGCGAACGCACCGGCCTGCTGATCGCCCTGACCGAAAATGCCGAGGCGCGCGATCTGACGCAGGGGGCGATGGCCTTTCTGAACCGGCAGAATTTCTCATTCCCGCCCGATCACGGCGCACGGGTCGTCAGCACGATCCTGACCGATGACGGTCTGCGCGGCGATTGGATGGCCGAGCTTGAAGAGATCCGCAACACCCTGCTGGGATTGCGCGATCAGCTTGCATCCGAACTGCGCAGCCTGTCGGACAGCGACCGGTTCGATTTCATCGCCCGCCATCGCGGCATGTTCTCGCGTCTGGGCGCCACGCCCGAACAGGTGCAGACCCTGAAACAAGAGAGCGGGATCTATATGGTCGGCGACTCACGCCTGAACATTGCCGGTCTGAACCGGGATACGGTGCCGGTTCTGGCCCGTGCGATCGTCGAAGCGGGCATCTGATCCAAAAAAGATACCGACAATCGGGGCGGTGCCGAAGGGCACCGCCCTTTTTCATGCGTGGGCAACAGGGCGTGGCTTCGACCAATGAAAACAAACTGTTTTGTATGTTTACTTGATCCCCTTATGGCTGCCTTCAGGTCAAACCTGCCGCCGGACATGCCCCGGAGGCGCGCGACAGGACGTCACGCAAACCCATTATCGGGTTGTTTTGATGCAGATTGCTCGTAAAAAGTGTATCACATTCATATGATCACTTTACTTCATCGTGATCGACATTTGGGAGAAATGGCATGAGAAAATGGCGCTTCCTCATGTGCCTCTTGCCCGCGATCGGGCTTGCAGGAACATCAGTCGCTCAGGACCAGTCCGAGCAGACCAGCACCACCGACAGGCCGAATATCCTTGTCATCTGGGGTGATGACATTGGCTGGCAGAACGTTTCGGCCTACGGAATGGGAACCATGGGCTATACCACGCCCAATATCGACCGGATCGCGGAAGAAGGGATCCGCTTTACCGACCATTATGCGCAGCCCAGCTGCACGGCGGGTCGCGCGGCCTTTATCACCGGCCAGTATCCGATCCGTTCGGGCATGACGACGGTCGGCTAGCCGGGCTCGCCCCTTGGCCTGCAGGCCGGATCGCCGTCGCTGGCGGAAGAGCTGAAAGAGGTCGGTTATCGCACCGGGCATTTCGGCAAGAACCACCTTGGCGACCGCAACGAGCATTTGCCAACGGTCCACGGGTTCGACGAATTCTTCGGCAACCTCTATCACCTCAATACGCAGGAAGAGGCCGAACAGCGCGACTATCAGCGCTTCGGCGAAAAATTCTCGGGCTCGCTTGAGGAATATGAGGCACAGTTCGGTACGCGCGGGGTGATCCACTCCTTCGCGTCCGAGACCGACGACGAGACCGAGCAGCCGCGCTTTGGCCGCGTGGGCAAGCAGACGATCGAGGATACCGGCCCGCTGACGCAAGAGCGGATGAAGAATTTCGACGAAGGTGAGGTCATTCCGCTGGCCAAGGAATTCATGGCCGCAGCGCAGGATGCCGGAGAGCCTTTCTTTGTCTGGCTCAACACCAGCCGGATGCATCTTTACACGCGGCTGAACGACGAATGGCGCTATGCCGCCGAGGAATATACCTCAGAGGCCGATTATCACGGCTCGGGGATGTTGCAGCATGACCACGATATCGGGCTGGTGCTGGACTGGCTGGACGAACGCGGCCTCTCTGACAATACCATCGTCTGGTATTCCACCGATAACGGCCCCGAGCATACGTCATGGCCGCATGGTGCCACCACGCCGTTCCGCGGCGAGAAGATGACCACCTATGAGGGCGGCGTCCGCGTGATCTCGATGCTGCGCTGGCCGGGGGTGATCGAAGAGGGCAGGGTGCTGAACGGCATTCAGGGCCATCAGGACATGTTCACCTCATTGGCGGCTGCGGCGGGGATCGACGATATCAGCGCCGAAGTCATGGAAGAGAAAAAGCAATATATCGACGGCGTGAACAACCTGCCCTACTGGAAGGGTGAGCAGGACGGTTCGAACCGCGACAGCATCTTCTATTACTATGAAAGCAAGCTGACCGCCGTGCGGATGGGTCCGTGGAAGTTCCACTTCTCGACCAAGGAAGATTACTACGCCAATGTGGTTCCGCGCACCGTGCCGCTGGTCTTCAACATCCGTATGGATCCGTTCGAAAGCTATTCCAGTTCGGATGCCTATGGACATCTGATGCAGAAGGTTTCGTGGCTGATCCAGCCGATGGGCGTTCTGATGAACCAGCACCTTGCCACGCTGGCTGAATACCCGCCGGTTCAGGGCGGCACCTCGTTCGACATGTCGAATGTGGTTGGCGAATTCCTTGAGAAGGGCATGCAATAGGGTCACTTGATGGCGCGTTCCCCTGGGGCGCGCTGACAGACCCCCGGTCCTTGCCGGGATCGACTGCAAAAAAGGGCGGTGCCATATGGCGCCGCCCTTTCCCTTTCCGCAGGGCCATTGGCCCCCGCCTGCGTGGTCCGCGCCTACCGCCGCGCCAGCTTGCGTTCGATATAGCCGCGCAATTCCTCGACCTCGGCGCGGCTTTCGCGCAGCCCGTCCATGGCCGCCTCCAGTTCCGATTCCGCCCCGCGCAGCTTGCTGCGCAGCTCTCCCTCGCGCTCTTCCAGCCGGTCGATGGCTTCGTCGCGGGCCTCTTCGGCGTCGTGCAACTGCTGCGCCATATGGTCCAGTTCCGACATGTCCGACCGGGTCGAGCGGAACAGGCGGTGGACAAGCCAGCTTGCCAGCCAGCCCAGCAGGAAGGCGGCAAAGAGGATGATCGCGGTGACGGTGATGAATTCGGTGCGGTTCATATGTCGGGCTTCACTCGGTTGCGGCTTCTGTGGCGATCTCACCGGGGCGGGGTGAGGGGCGTGGCGTGTCGGCATCGGGCGTCAGAACCGGGACGACCATATTCTCTTCGCGGGCTTCCGGTGACTGGAATTCCTCGCTGGCCCCGACCATCGCCGGAGCGAAAGGCGTCGCGCCAGCAGTCGGGCGCGAGGGGCCGAAGAATTCAGTCTCGACCCGGTGCGCGGGATCCGAAGGCGGCAGCACCAGCGACCGGATCATGGTCGCGGCATCGGTCAGGTTGACCGGGCCATCCGTATCCTCGCCCAGAAAAGCGGGGCCAAGCGTGACGTCCACGGGATCGCCGGTGGGGGCGTCGAACTCGTCGTCATCGCTGTGATCGGCGTCATCGCCTGCGGGGGCGCTGGTTTGGCCCTGCAGCGTGATGGGCGGCGGCAGGGTTTCGGTCCGCACCGGGCGTTCCGACAGCAGCCGGAATTCGATGCGGCGGTTTTCCTCGCGCCCCGCCTCGGTCTCATTGCTGGCAATGGGCTGGCTTTCGCCGTACCCGCGCGACGTCATGTTGGCGGTGTTGATCCCGGCCTCTTGCATGGCGCGGACCAGCGCCTGCGCGCGGCCGCGCGACAGGTCGGCATTGAACCCTTCCGAGCCCTGCGAATCCGTATGCCCGCCCGCCTCGACCTGGTAATCGCGGCATTCGCCCATGACATCGGCCAGCCGCTCCAGCGTCGGCGCGGGATCGCCCGCGATCGAGGATTTGTTCGGTTCGAAACCGATTTCGGCCTCGGACATGATGATGTTCAACTGCCGCACGCATTCATTGCCATCGGGCAGGTTCAGCGCCGGATCCAGCAGCCGGTCATAGCGCACCGACAGATCGAAGGGCACGCCGGGGCCCAGGCGGTCGGCCAGCCGTGCGGCGGCGGCCTCGGTCGCTTCGGGATTGCCCGATGTGCCCGACAGCTTGATCAGATCGGCCGAGACCTGGACGCTGCCATGATCCAGCGTGTCCAGCGCCTCCAGCGCGGCCAGAACCCGCACCGTCCAGCCCGAGGGCACGGCATCGTCATCGCGCAGATCGCTGTCCACCTGCAGGAAGCGCGATTTGGCAAGGCTATCCACGGCCTCGTGCATCCGGGCATTGGTGATCGGGCCGCGCATGGACAGGCGCTGCGTTTCCTCCAGCACGGCGACGAATTCCACCGGGCCCTGATCCTGATCGCTGGACGATTCCTCTTGCTCGGTCCGCAGCGAGAAGACATCGGGCAGCGTCTGTTCCAGCTTTGCGGCAACGGTGGCATAGGTGTCGGGCGGCACGCTGGCGGGCACGGTCAGCGCGACATCGGCATCCGACAGCGTCACCACACCGCCGCCAAGCTCTTTCACGGCATTGATCGCCGCCACGGCGCCCCTGGCCCAGTCGGGCGAGGGCGAGCCAAGGCCCAGCGTGCAGCCCGGAATGCCATGCATTCCTGCATCCACCGCGGCCTCGATGATCCGGTCGCGGCCATCCTCGCTATCGGCGGAACAGGCATCGAAACGCGCGCCGTCCTCATCGATCAGGAAGCGCAGCGTGAAGGGCGAAATCACCGGGCGGGGTGCCGAAATCTCGGTCCGCAACTCGACGCCAGCGGGCACCGCCTGTTTCAGCGAGGTTTCCAGCCGCCCTTTTTCCTCGCGGCTGTCGGTGATGGCGGAAATGCTGACCTGCCCGGTCTCGATGGAAATCTTGGCGCGCGGGGCCAGTTGCGCGGCGCGCAGGCCGAATTGCACCGCCTTGGACCAGCCCTGCGGCGGCTTCTGGTCCGA from Paracoccus fistulariae carries:
- the sseA gene encoding 3-mercaptopyruvate sulfurtransferase gives rise to the protein MQDDPKTLVSTDWLAAHLNDPDLRIVDASWHMPASGRDARAEYEAAHVPNARFFDVEAISDKRSALPHMAPPVELFISRMRAMGIGDGHQIVIYDNSDVRSAARVWWTFRLMGKKDVAVLDGGFAKWQAEGRPVEDLPPVMRDRHITVQRQAGLVRDVTQVAAASKLGDYSIIDARAPERFRGEVDEPRPGLRAGHIPGAQNLPFGRLYNGDGTMKDPDAIRAEFEAAGIDLSRPAITTCGSGVTAAILSLALERIGHQDHSLYDGSWTEWGSFSDLPIATGDA
- a CDS encoding aromatic amino acid transaminase; translated protein: MLSNLKPQAPDKILMLIEEFKGDTRQGKIDLGVGVYKDPNGVTPVMRAVKEAEKRIWESQTSKAYTVLAGEADYRNALAAMVLGDVPADRTASVATVGGTGAIRQALELARMANPDVTVYVSDPTWPNHLSIMKFMGLPFVEYRYFDNETRGVDFEAMKADIAKAGKGDVVLLHGCCHNPTGANLTLDQWQEVVAILEKSGAIPLIDLAYQGFGDGLDADAQGTRLVASRLPEVLIAASCSKNFGIYRERTGLLIALTENAEARDLTQGAMAFLNRQNFSFPPDHGARVVSTILTDDGLRGDWMAELEEIRNTLLGLRDQLASELRSLSDSDRFDFIARHRGMFSRLGATPEQVQTLKQESGIYMVGDSRLNIAGLNRDTVPVLARAIVEAGI
- a CDS encoding OmpA family protein, translated to MASSRRRLTTSLATVLVLTAAGGLCWWGANRAAEFIEKRSLEDVQAALMLESKDWVTVTTDGLQVHLSGTAPTEVDRFRAMTVASTVIDSSRVVDEMTVAAVAALEPPPLKIELLRNDDGISVIGLIPSSSDRAALIRTLRDETAAPQITDLLETSDQKPPQGWSKAVQFGLRAAQLAPRAKISIETGQVSISAITDSREEKGRLETSLKQAVPAGVELRTEISAPRPVISPFTLRFLIDEDGARFDACSADSEDGRDRIIEAAVDAGMHGIPGCTLGLGSPSPDWARGAVAAINAVKELGGGVVTLSDADVALTVPASVPPDTYATVAAKLEQTLPDVFSLRTEQEESSSDQDQGPVEFVAVLEETQRLSMRGPITNARMHEAVDSLAKSRFLQVDSDLRDDDAVPSGWTVRVLAALEALDTLDHGSVQVSADLIKLSGTSGNPEATEAAAARLADRLGPGVPFDLSVRYDRLLDPALNLPDGNECVRQLNIIMSEAEIGFEPNKSSIAGDPAPTLERLADVMGECRDYQVEAGGHTDSQGSEGFNADLSRGRAQALVRAMQEAGINTANMTSRGYGESQPIASNETEAGREENRRIEFRLLSERPVRTETLPPPITLQGQTSAPAGDDADHSDDDEFDAPTGDPVDVTLGPAFLGEDTDGPVNLTDAATMIRSLVLPPSDPAHRVETEFFGPSRPTAGATPFAPAMVGASEEFQSPEAREENMVVPVLTPDADTPRPSPRPGEIATEAATE